A genomic stretch from Flavobacterium humidisoli includes:
- a CDS encoding four helix bundle protein has translation MTFNEKYKDNALLIKTFNFALNIIDYTNELQEQKKFVIANQLLKSGTSIGANSKESQNAESKADFIHKLKIAIKEADETEYWLFLCDAHKEYPNCKHLLNDLSEILKILNKIISTSKRN, from the coding sequence ATGACTTTTAACGAAAAGTATAAAGACAATGCTCTTTTAATTAAAACATTCAATTTTGCATTAAACATAATTGATTATACAAACGAACTTCAAGAACAAAAGAAATTCGTAATTGCTAATCAATTATTAAAAAGCGGAACATCAATTGGAGCAAATTCTAAAGAATCACAGAACGCAGAAAGTAAAGCAGATTTCATTCATAAATTAAAAATAGCAATTAAAGAAGCTGACGAAACTGAATATTGGTTGTTTTTATGTGATGCACACAAAGAATATCCAAATTGCAAACATTTATTAAATGATCTTTCTGAAATTTTAAAAATTTTAAATAAAATAATATCAACATCTAAGAGGAATTAG
- a CDS encoding patatin-like phospholipase family protein: protein MRSFQLYISKIWFKGASSYAFSFVLLLTFLFSSKSFSQETKKDSVKRPKIGLVLSGGGAKGFAHIGVLKVLEEAGIKIDYIGGTSMGSVIGGLYASGYNASQIDSIFKQTNFDELINDYIPRSSKNFYGKKNDELYAIVLPFSNFRVGIPEALSKGMYNYNLLSSLTRNVRHVRDFNQLPTPFLCIGTNIETGEEVLLNKGNLVQAMMASSAFPSLFTPVEIDGNLLVDGGVVNNYPIQEVRNLGADIIIGVDVQDDLLKRKNLKNATRILVQITNLQSIEKMKSKIKDTDVYIRPDIRDFGVISFDRGEEIIRKGEEAAFAVYEKIKTLSDENNFYKKPKLKVETDTLHIQNINTDKLENYTKEYIRGKLRFKPGSTITYNGLKTGINNLNATQNFSTISYCLQPNGDKDDLDLVLKENPTQTYLKLGLHYDGLYKSGILLNLTHKKTFIKNDVTSLDIILGDNFRYDFNYYIENGFNISFGFRSRLNQFNRNVTTSLSSVLNENQNVNLINVDFMDINNQAYFQTIFVQKFLMGGGLEYKYLKINSPTLANEDNIIDKSSYFSAFAYLKYDSLDEKYYPSSGMYFSTDLQTYMASSDYTKTFKPFSIAKAEASYVSTLFKKATFKIDADAGFTFGNSSVPFFDFILGGYGYSKINNFNYFYGYDFLSIAGNSYIKTGITLDYEILRKNHINLSANFANLGDNIFSGVDWVSMPKYTGYAVGYGLETIIGPIEIKQSWSPEMSKSFTWFSIGFQF, encoded by the coding sequence ATGCGTTCATTCCAACTGTACATTTCAAAAATTTGGTTCAAAGGAGCTTCTTCGTACGCATTCTCATTTGTTTTATTGCTGACCTTTTTGTTTTCGTCAAAATCATTTTCACAGGAAACAAAAAAAGATAGTGTTAAAAGACCCAAAATAGGATTAGTTTTAAGTGGCGGCGGCGCCAAAGGTTTTGCACACATTGGAGTTTTGAAAGTTTTGGAAGAAGCTGGAATCAAAATCGACTACATTGGCGGAACCAGTATGGGATCTGTAATTGGCGGACTTTATGCTTCTGGCTACAATGCTTCTCAAATCGATTCTATTTTCAAACAAACCAATTTCGACGAGTTAATAAACGATTATATTCCGCGCTCTTCTAAGAATTTTTATGGCAAGAAGAATGACGAATTATATGCGATTGTTTTACCTTTCAGTAATTTCAGAGTAGGCATTCCAGAAGCCCTTTCAAAAGGAATGTACAATTATAATTTATTAAGCAGTTTAACTAGAAATGTACGTCACGTTCGCGATTTTAATCAACTGCCAACTCCTTTTTTATGTATTGGGACTAATATTGAAACAGGCGAAGAAGTTTTGCTCAACAAAGGAAATCTGGTTCAGGCCATGATGGCGAGTTCGGCTTTTCCTTCCCTATTTACACCCGTCGAAATTGACGGAAATTTGTTGGTTGATGGTGGCGTTGTAAATAATTATCCCATACAAGAAGTTCGCAATTTAGGTGCAGATATTATTATCGGTGTAGATGTACAAGATGATTTGCTGAAAAGAAAAAACCTGAAAAACGCTACGCGAATCTTGGTTCAGATTACCAATTTGCAGTCTATTGAAAAAATGAAAAGCAAAATAAAGGACACAGATGTTTACATCAGACCCGATATTCGTGATTTTGGAGTTATCTCGTTTGACAGAGGAGAAGAAATCATTAGAAAAGGAGAAGAAGCCGCTTTTGCAGTTTATGAAAAAATCAAAACTTTGAGTGATGAGAACAACTTTTACAAAAAGCCAAAACTAAAAGTTGAAACAGACACACTTCATATTCAAAACATAAATACAGACAAATTAGAAAACTATACCAAAGAATACATTCGTGGTAAACTTCGTTTCAAACCTGGAAGCACTATAACTTATAACGGTCTTAAAACCGGAATAAACAATTTGAATGCTACACAAAACTTTAGCACGATTTCATATTGTCTTCAGCCCAATGGAGATAAGGACGATCTTGATTTGGTTTTAAAAGAAAACCCAACTCAAACATATTTAAAACTTGGACTTCATTATGACGGACTTTATAAAAGTGGTATTTTATTAAATCTTACGCATAAAAAGACATTTATTAAAAATGATGTTACTTCTCTTGACATTATCCTAGGAGATAATTTCAGATACGATTTTAACTATTATATCGAAAATGGTTTTAATATCAGCTTTGGTTTCCGTTCCCGATTAAATCAGTTTAATCGAAATGTAACTACTAGTTTGAGCAGTGTTCTTAACGAAAATCAAAATGTCAATCTTATCAATGTTGACTTTATGGACATTAATAATCAGGCTTATTTCCAGACTATTTTTGTTCAAAAATTTTTAATGGGTGGAGGTTTAGAATATAAATATTTAAAAATCAATTCGCCAACACTTGCCAATGAAGATAATATTATAGACAAGAGCAGTTATTTTAGTGCTTTTGCTTATCTAAAATATGACTCACTCGATGAAAAATATTACCCAAGTTCTGGAATGTATTTTTCTACAGATCTGCAAACTTATATGGCGTCTTCAGATTACACCAAAACTTTTAAACCATTTTCAATTGCAAAAGCCGAAGCTTCTTATGTGAGTACTTTATTCAAAAAAGCAACATTTAAGATTGATGCCGACGCTGGTTTTACTTTCGGAAATAGCAGTGTTCCGTTTTTTGATTTTATCTTAGGAGGTTATGGTTACAGCAAAATCAATAACTTCAATTATTTTTATGGATATGACTTTTTAAGTATTGCTGGCAATAGTTACATCAAAACTGGAATTACACTCGATTACGAAATTCTTAGAAAAAACCATATTAACCTATCTGCCAATTTTGCCAATCTTGGAGACAATATTTTCTCTGGTGTCGACTGGGTTTCTATGCCAAAATATACAGGATATGCAGTTGGTTACGGTTTAGAAACCATAATTGGACCTATAGAAATCAAACAATCTTGGTCTCCAGAAATGTCAAAAAGCTTTACGTGGTTTAGTATCGGGTTTCAATTTTAG
- a CDS encoding homogentisate 1,2-dioxygenase, producing MPLYHKLGEFPQKRHTQFEKPNGGFYYEQLFGTEGFHGHSSLSYHVHRPTQVKEILNSYSVEPKIAIGKNIKSLLFKGFELKPENDFLDSRKAMLVNKDCIIGLAAPKESLRNYFYKNADADEMLFIHRGKGKLRTMLGNIPFEYGDYLIIPRGIIYQIDFETEDNRLFYVESYSPFYTPKRYKNQSGQHLEHSPFCERDFILPSELETHDEKDDFLIKIKKEGMIHEMVYATHPFDVVGWDGYNFPYGFSIHNFEPITGRVHQPPPVHQTFETATFVVCSFCPRLYDYHPKAIPAPYNHSNIDSDEVLYYVDGDFMSRNNIEQGHITLHPKGIPHGPAPGAMERSIGHKETQELAVMVDTFRPLMVTEEAMGLDDGKYYKSWCE from the coding sequence ATGCCATTATATCACAAACTCGGAGAATTTCCGCAAAAGCGACACACCCAATTTGAAAAACCAAACGGAGGTTTTTACTACGAACAATTGTTCGGAACCGAAGGTTTTCACGGACATTCATCATTGTCTTATCATGTACACAGACCAACGCAGGTTAAAGAAATTTTAAACTCTTATTCGGTTGAACCTAAAATTGCAATCGGAAAAAATATAAAATCACTTCTTTTTAAAGGTTTTGAATTAAAACCAGAAAATGACTTTTTAGACAGCCGAAAAGCCATGTTAGTCAATAAGGACTGTATTATTGGTTTGGCTGCTCCGAAAGAATCGCTTCGAAATTATTTCTACAAAAATGCCGATGCAGATGAAATGCTTTTCATTCACAGAGGAAAAGGAAAATTAAGAACCATGTTGGGAAATATTCCATTTGAATATGGCGATTATTTAATTATTCCGCGAGGTATTATTTATCAAATTGATTTCGAAACCGAAGACAATAGACTTTTTTACGTAGAATCATATTCTCCTTTTTACACTCCAAAACGTTATAAAAACCAATCTGGGCAGCATTTAGAACATTCTCCGTTTTGCGAGCGCGATTTTATTTTGCCAAGCGAATTGGAAACTCATGACGAAAAAGATGATTTTTTAATTAAAATCAAAAAAGAAGGAATGATTCATGAGATGGTTTATGCCACACATCCGTTTGACGTTGTAGGCTGGGACGGCTACAATTTCCCTTACGGATTTTCAATTCACAATTTCGAACCTATAACTGGACGCGTACACCAACCGCCTCCAGTGCATCAAACTTTTGAAACGGCAACTTTTGTCGTTTGTTCATTCTGCCCAAGACTTTACGATTATCATCCGAAAGCAATTCCGGCGCCATACAATCACAGCAATATAGATTCTGACGAAGTGCTCTATTATGTTGATGGCGATTTTATGAGTCGCAATAATATTGAGCAGGGTCATATTACTTTACACCCAAAAGGAATTCCACACGGACCAGCGCCGGGCGCTATGGAACGCAGTATTGGTCACAAAGAAACCCAAGAATTAGCTGTTATGGTTGATACTTTCAGACCGCTTATGGTAACGGAAGAAGCTATGGGATTGGATGATGGCAAGTATTACAAATCTTGGTGTGAATAA